The region CCCAGCAAATGGGCTTTGCTCCTACAGGAGATGAGTTTCAGCTGATGCTGTGTGATGCTCCCTGCTCGGGCTCTGCGTGACTCCACACGAAGCTGGGCACAGACAGTGCCCACAACCTCTGCTctgagagctgccagcaccagcagctcctctccaccCACCCCAGGCCCCTCACACCCCGTCCTTGCTGTCAGGGGCTCcctggctctggtgctgccccaCCGAGCCCCCAGGATCCCAGTGCACATCTGTCTCCTGGCATGCTCTGCCCAAAGAACTctttaaaggagaaaatggattttttttttttcccagccaggagcaggttTCAAGCAGGCTATTTTTACCTGTTCCTGACTCTATTAATAGTTGTACGGCCAGCAATAAATGCTGATCGGGAGATTCGATTTGTCTGTCCTCCAGAGGTTGCCACTTCCTATTCCCCCCGTTGTTTTCCATCAACTGCTTCAATTAAATGATCTTTTTGTTATTTGGGGTGATACATTTGGGCTTTGTGTTCGGCTGTTAAACTTCTTGGCTGTCTCACACACAGATGAATAAACACAGGAAACTGTCCCACTTTCTCTCCTCCAAGTGTCCTTGTGCCTCCGGGCAGGATGtttccctgcaggcagggacatCAGGGGCTGtttgagctgctgctcccttccaGACAGCCACAATCCCTTCATAAGCCTTCTGAGGGTGTTTAAATTAATATCCAAGGGTGACGCCACACTCGGGGGAGATGAGAAGCTCAGCACCATCCATTTCCCAAGTGCTGCTGATGAAAGGCACTGCTCTGCCCCAGTCTGTGTGTTCTGGCTGTCCCCTGAGGTCCCTCTCTGTGTTATAGGTGaggcttctgctgctctgaaccTTATCAAAGCATCACCTTTTgctaagactttttttttttttttttttttttaaagtgggtttttctaatatatatttttaaaatcattattattttatttttatcatagAACtggctgggttggaagggaccttaaagctcatcttgtaccaccccctgccatgggcaagggcACCTTCTGCTAAACAAGACTGCTCCAAGTCATGTCctacctggccttggacacttccagcaATGGGTGCAGCCACTCTGGGCAGCCTATTccagagcctcaccaccctcagagggaacaatttcttcccaatatcccatctaattCTGCCATGTGTCAGCATGAAGCCacttccccttgtcctgtccctccatcccttgtccaaagtccctctccatctctctgGGAGCacctttaggcactggaagggatTTTAAGGTCTCCCTGGCACCTTCTATTCCCCAGGCTGACCATTCCCTGTTCCCCCAGTACAGCACcactcccattccccattcccatttcccattcccattcccattcccatttcccattcccatttcccattcccgttcccgttcccgttcccattcccgttcccattcccatttcccattcccattcccattcccattcccattcccattcccattcccattcccatttcccattcccatttcccttttccattcccattcccatttcccattcccatttcccattcccgttcccattcccattcccattcccattcccattcccattcccattcccatttcccatttcccattcccattcccatttcccgttcctattcccattcccattcccattcccatttcccatttcccattcccgttcccgttcccattcccatttcccattcccatttcccattcccattcccattcccattcccattcccattcccattcccatttcccattcccatttcccattcccattcccattcccatttcccatttcccgTTCCCATTTCCcgttcccatttcccattcccgttcccgttcccgttcccggcCCTGCCCGCGCTGCCGCCGGCCGGACTCTCGCCTGTCCCCTAGCGGGCAGAACCGGCGCTGCAGCGGCACCGCTCGGCGCCCGgcaccgggaccgggaccgggaccgggacctGAATCAGAGTCGAGGTCGGGGTCAAGGGAAGCCGCCGTCCTAAGGGCTTTTGTCGTGGTGTCACCGCGCAGCCCCCAGCCCGCGTTGCAGCCCCCGCTGGGACCGAGACTTCTCTCTGCTCCCGGCCCCGCGCACCGGAGCTCGCACCGAAAGGGGTCTTTTCTCCCGTTTTTCGGGCATTTGCACCGGGCAAGTGTAAACCGGACCAAAATCACGGCAGACAGTGGCGTGGGACCCTCTGCACCCCCTGCCCCCGGTTCCTGAAGTTCGGGGTCGCCCCACTCCCCGAGCCCCGGGAGCCCCGAGCCGGCTGCGGGGAGCCGGGAGCCCAGACCGGGCTGAGAACGGGACGGGTACAAAGCACAGAGACCCCGTACTGAGATTCAGAAATCTGTTTGCAAACGGGACTGTGAAAGGGACCGGGAGTGCGAGCGGGAGTTCGAAGAACCAGAGTTCCAACCGGGCTGCGAACGGGACCGGGCTGTAAATCCCCGAGAGCGCAAACCGGGATGGGAACGGGACAGGGCTGTAAATCTCCGGGACAGCAAaccaggatggggacaggatcTGTCTGCGCAACCCCCGGAGTGCGAACCGGGATGGGGACGGGACCTGTCTGTGCACCCCCGGGAGTGCGAAGCGGGATGAGAACGGGACCGGGCTGCGCAGCAGCGGGAGCGCGAACGGGGCTGCGAACGGGACGGGGCTGCCAAGCACCCGGAGCCACAGGCGGGCTGGGAACGGGACCGGGCAACCGAGCCCCAGGAGCGCGATCGGGGCCGCGAACGGAGCGGGGCGCGCTGCCCGGAGCCCCGAGCCcggcggggggcgcgggccgggccgggcgcggaGCCGGGCGCTGACtcagccgccgccgccccgggccGTGACGCGCCGAGGGGCGGGCGCTGCCGGCTCCATATAACGCGGCGGCCGCCGTGCAGAGCTCACACCGACCCTTCCTGAGGGAAGAGGGGCTGAGCAGCCGGGCAGGCAGcgccttcctccttctcctcgtCTCCTTCTCGGCGCAAGCTGCACTTTTGCCGGCGTCAATGAAACTGGCAGCGATGATCAAGAAGATGTGTCCCAGCGAGGCCGAGCTGAGCATCCCCGCCAAGAACTGCTACCGCATGGTCATCCTGGGCTCCTCCAAGGTGGGCAAGACAGCCATCGTCTCCCGCTTCCTCACCGGCCGATTCGAGGAGCAGTACACGCCAACCATCGAGGACTTCCACCGCAAGTTCTACAGCATCCGTGGTGAGGTCTACCAGCTCGACATCCTGGACACGTCGGGCAACCACCCCTTCCCAGCCATGCGCCGCCTGTCCATCCTCACAGGTACTTGTCAGGAGGTCCCTCTGGCAGATTCCTGCTCAGTTTGGGGATGGTTTTGCAGTCCTGGGAGGAGGGAGGTACAGTTTTGTGGGTTCAAGTGGTTGGGCAGCTCTTCTTGGTGCTGCCTGATCCTTCTTTCTCCGAGCCTGTATTTGGCTCGGGAGTGGTctctctgtgtccccatccctgcaaccATCTCACGGTCCCTCTTTGTCCCCAGGAGACGTTTTCATCCTCGTCTTCAGCCTGGACAACCGAGACTCCTTTGAGGAGGTGCAGCGCCTGAAGCAGCAAATCCTGGAGACCAAGTCGTGCCTGAAGAACAAAACCAAGGAGAACATCGAGGTGCCCCTGGTCATCTGCGGCAACAAGGGCGACCGGGACTTTTACCGGGAGGTGCAGCCCCGGGAGATCGAGCAGCTGGTGGGAGGGGACCCCAAAAAATGTGCCTACTTCGAGATCTCGGCCAAGAGGAACAGCAGCCTGGACCAGATGTTCCAGGCGCTCTTCGCCATGGCCAAGCTGCCCAGCGAGATGAGCCCCGACCTGCACCGCAAGGTCTCGGTCCAGTACTGCGACATCCTGCACAAGAAGGCGCTGAAAggcaaaaagctgctgaaggagggCGGCTCGGAGGAGGCGTACGGCATCGTGGCCCCCTTCGCCCGGCGGCCCAGCGTGCACAGCGACCTCATGTACATCCGCGAGAAAGCCATCGGCGGCGGGCACGGCAAGGAGAAGGATCGCTGCGTGATCAGCTAGGAGCCCCCGCTCGCCACggcagagaaggaaggaaggaaggaaggaaaggaggaaaggagggggGAAAGATGCTCGTTTCCAAACTGACTTTGGGCAGGTGCCCAGCCGGGCAGAGAGGGCGTCGCCTCTCccccagcctccctcctcccGCTTTCATCATCTCCCTCCCCGGGGGCGCATTTTGGGAGCGAGGGATGCGAAGGGGGAGGctctggagggcaggaggggatgTCACTGGGAACAGCCTCCTCCTCTGGGCAGACAGACAGGGAAAGGGCgagctgctgggcagccagGTGGGAGGGTGAGTGTGGAGGGCACAGATCTTGGTGTTTCTTTCCCTCCCAAACCACCCAGCCTCAGGCGCTGCCTTCACAAGGGAGGGCAGGGGCCTGGCCAGCATCTGCCTGGGGCTTTGGGGTTggttcttgttttatttttttttttttccaacttgaGAAGCTGTGCACGGACTCTGGCTCCGTGTTGTGTGTTCATCTGTGTCTACAAAACACATGCAGAAGACACTCCTAAGCTGTTGCAAAGACATTGCAGAGTTACAGCCCCAATGGACCAAAAAACTGACTCTTGTTTACATTTGTCTTGTTTGATTTGCAAGATTTGGGGAAGGGTGGGGGGGAGCGGGAAGGGTTTTACAAAATAATATAATAGGCACTTTATGTAGGTATTGTCTGTCATTGacatgaacaaaaaaaaaatcttcaagtGTTTCTACCGTGGGTGAAActtgatgttttattttttctacaaattaataaaatctttttaaaaattacaccCTGTGGGTTTGCCTTTACTTCCTTGCCCTATCCCACAGCAAAGCCTGCTCAGCAAAAGGCCTGAGCTGCGAGGTGACAAAACCAGCCCTGTATTGCCTCATTTTCCCCGACTCCCAGAGCAAAGGTTCCCGCCTCTGCAAGGCTCCGCTGGGTTTTGccgggcagggagctgctcgCTGCCAGGGGTCACTGAGCCAGCTCTCTTTCCTCACTGCACTACGCCGAGAGTGACGGTGCTGGCAGCCCCGTGTCACTGCCTGCAGTCACCCAGCTCACTGACATCACTCCCTCCCAAAGAGCTGATTGTGTTTCATGCTCTCTGCCGATTAACTAAGCACGCTTTAATGATGTCAACACAGACTGATTCATTGGCACCCCAGCTGGGATATTGTTTTTACTCTGCAATATGAGTAAAGGAAGTACTTTGCTCGAAAGGTCACCTTTACATCTGATGGTTTTTAATCTCTTCCCAATAACAAGGTGCAGTAATCATTGCTAGAAGTGAAAGGGAAACGGGAGCACTTTTCAAAGAAAGATCATTTTTAACCTCCGCTTTCCCCTCATGCAGCAGCACAAATTTGTGTTTAGTACATATTAATGGCAAAAAAAACCATATTGAAACCACAAAACAAGGGTGGGGGAGTGAGGCTGCAAAGGAAACCATCTCCAAGCAAACCCTCTCAGTTTCACTTGAAACTTGGATTCAAGTTTACAGAGTTAACTTGCTCCTGAGCTAAGTGCCAGACATTTCTTTGGCAACAAGTTGtttcttccagctctgcctATGCCTGATTTCACAGGAACAGCAACTGGCAAAAGAATGGAAAACATCGACCAGGCATGAGACACAGGAATTTATTGAGCTGAGACAAGCAATGGCTGGTGGAAAGGCaatttcagtaataaaaaaatgtgTACATTGTGCTTTGTTTATCTCGGTGTTCTGCTTTACTCAGAGTTTACACACTGGCACCTTTCCCAAAGAAAGTACTAGTACAGTATCTCAGTGGGTACAGAGTAAATCTCTGAGCTACAGGTGAGTTGCAAACATCCCACTGGGCAGAATTACCTGTTCCAGCTGCTCAAATGTTTGTGGTTGTGGGAAGCCCCTGGATGTGGAACTTACCTGTCCTGTTGAGCCTGACTTTATATGGAATAACTAAAAGCTTTGATCATTTATGCCCTTTGTTTTGATTCTTGCCCTTCCTCTGTTTTAAGAGGGAAAGTCATTGGAGCTGGGCCCAGGATCCCATGTGCTGCCAacatcctgcccctgctccacCCACATCCACTCAGTGAACACACAACAAGGGCAGTTTGGAACTTATAAATCTTTATTTGACTCATCTCAGACACAACCACCGATTGtttgaaaagagaaatacagaagTAACTGAAGTAATCATTCCTCTTCCAACACACAGGGAATGGAAAGTGTACCAGAGACTCTTTCCAGGAGCAGGGCCAAACAGTTCATGCTTCCCTCTTATGTTCCCTTTTGATGTTTGgctatttttaagtaaaaaaaaaaattttgcagaAATGCCCCTTTTTCACCAGCAGGTACTTTGACCCTTAGTGAGGAGAACGCAAAATGTCTCCTGCTTGtttaaatgtaaaaaagaaGAACCCCACCCTGAGAGAAAACAGGAGATGGGATATAGAAGTGCACAGTCCTGCAGCTGATCaagggaaggtgctgctgccatTGTCCCAGGAGAGCACACGGTGTCCTGGCCCAGTGTCACACACCCAGGTCCACACAGGCACaatgccacagccctgcaaccACAAAACCTACAGAAAGAAATGCCAGCTTCTGCCACCCCGATCAGCCTGCACAGGAGGCATCTCAGACCCGGAGAGTGGAGCTGTGTCTTTTCTACTCCTTGGGGATTTCAAACATGCAAAGGCTCTTGTACTTCTGCAGCAGCTCGTTCTTGGTCCGGACCTGCTCCCGCaggttctgcagctgctgctgctgctgctctgggctcaccCCAATGCCAGGCATGGAGCTGATCAGCTTCCTCATCTCCTGGAACTTGTTCTTGAGCTCATTCAGTACCTGGTGAACATCCTGGCTGTCCTTGTCCAtgctgcagaggagagaaaatcGAGACACTGTGAATTCTCCTAATGAAAAGGCTGTAATTTCCAATACAACCAGAGTTTAAATTGGAATTCAGTGGGAAAATTGCTCTTGGTATCTAGGTACACACTCCTGATTCACCTATCCCAATAAAATGACACATATGGATATACACTGGGTAGCTATGGGGCAGCCTGGTATCCTGCAAATTTCCAGCACACAATCCAGTCACCTCAGGATGCATTAATCAGGttaggagctgctctgcagctttcaAACATCACCCTGGAGGAAGCTAAATTCTCCCTCTGAACTCCTGTACCTCTCTTTGGGGAAGGTAAGATTGCATATGTGTTGTGTGTAGTCACCTGGAAAAAAAGATCTCAGTCTCACCCGTGACCTGTTGCTGCTATAAtacaaaaaaatcaatgcaGCCAAACAGCTCGacagcagaaaacagaaactGTTCCCAAAAGTGtcagagagtgtccaaaggcaGAGAAAATGGTACTTGGGAGCTTTAAAATGAGCCTCTGGGGATTAATACTTAAtaaaagagaagcagcaggggtttttttgggttggtttggggtgtttttttcaagagcagcagaattggctctgcagccagctctgtgcttttcAAGGCTCAGTGTTGTCTGAGGCAGTGTCTGCCCTTGAACCCTCATTAGTATCTGACTCAGCTTTGTTAGCACCAGCAAGAAGTTTCACTGATTCCAGGCAAAAGCAAGTCCCCGCTTCCAGGCTGCCTGTtaacagggagagcaggattCTAATGGTCTTTGAAAAACTGGGAGCCTGTTCAATAGCCAGGCctaaaaataaatctgcttgGCATGACCAGGGCAGAGAGGTGCTCGATTATAACTTTGGGGAATCGTGACATGGCTGGGAGCAAAACTTTTAAGCAGATGGCGGCCGCTTGTTTCAAAAGCCTGTTGGAACAAAATATTCATTATTCCCTTCTAAATAAAACTGCAGCTGGTACTATAATGTCTCCCCATTATGCAGGCACTCAGGGCCAGGTTGGCAGtggaaaaacacagaaacagacaCACAACCAAGCCCATGGCACAtctggggaaggagggggtGACACTGTCATCCACcacagctgcaggctggctTTGACAGGGGTGTCCTCCCCACatcccatccccttccccacTCAAAGAGAACTGACAGCTGCCTGTTGCCTGGTTGATGCAAAGGGGTAAATACTTCAGggttggtggggttttttcttcctgatgGGTAGTTTTCAAGCCACCAAAGCAATTCACGGAGAGGTGGGAGTGAGAGAGTGTGGGAAgagcctgcagctgcctgcactAACACAGAATTCaacacagcctgtgctgataCGGTGGGCACAAAAGCTGCCCTCAGGCACAGTGTCCTTCACCACACCAGCACAACCCACCACTGGCAGAGCCACACACAGGGACCTCAGCAGTGATGCCATTGACTGTGCAAGGCTGAAAACATCAGCAGACTCTGTTTAGGAAAACCTTCTCCAGACCCAAACAGGAAGCAGCACCCAGCCTTGAATGTCAGCAAATCTACGCGATACATCCTCGCTCCGGAGCACAGAGTCACCTTGGAGATGTGTCCTCACAGTGAGTCAGTGTCAGAacagtggggctgggctctgccactCGAGGCAGAGGTAGAGGACAGCCCGTTTGCCATCTGTCAGGGACAGGAGGCACAGCATCCCACCGCTGGCcgccctggtgccacctttcTGCCACACGAGCTGCCCAGGAAATGCCACACAGGCAGCCAAGGgaggcagctgggcagcaggagtgGGTGGCTCGGTGGGACAGGGCACAAGATATCCCTGGGACTGTCACCTGTGAGTCACTACAACCTGATCAGTGACACATCACACAGCCTGGGAGGTCTCAGCCCGTGGCTACTGCCCACTCTGGTGATGTGCATGCACACACCTGGCAGGGGATTTGGCTTCAGTCTGTGTCTGCACAGATCAGAGAGAATCAAGGTCAGGGGGCAACTTGATGGCCTACAGCGAGCACAATGGGGAAACTGGGTGAAATTACAGTTTGTGTTCTCATGCCCATTCTGGACTGGTGTGTTAGAGGTATTCACTCCCATGGACTGGGCTGCTTGGGCTGCAAGAGCCATTAAGGATCAACATCCCTCACCTTTCAGACACGTTTGCTCCCAGTGAAACATCAGCAGGACACAAATCTGCTCCTCAATCGGCGCACAGAGAGAGGGCAGGAAGAAGGCAATTCATGCTTCCCATGCCCACTGCCTCACCCTGCCCAGGTGAGAGCACAGAGCCTGCCTGGATGGATTTCCATGGCTGACACATCCCCTTTCTGGGAATTCAGATGGGCATCTCTGGAGGGATTATCCTGACCCAGAAACACATCCGTTCTCGGGACTCTTGTACCTTTCACCTGTACAGTGCTTATCTTGAGCTGGGAAGAGAACAGTGTATGTCCCACCGAGGAAGCCATCCCCCTTTTTACAACTTCCCAGAAATGGGCTGCATTCCTGACGCACTGCCTGTACTTCCTGAGGCTGTTATCAGCCAAAGAGTAGAGTTCTCTGGAGCAATAACCCAGCGGACACAcagtgctcctgctctggggttACTGGTGGGGCAGTGTACCTGGGCCATGGGAGCACCTGCACTGCTCAGGTGACCCTGACACCACCCAGGTAGGACTCAGAGTGCAGATGTGCTTGGGGCCGTGCCAGCTCCCTCCAACTCTTCCCAGGAACTCCAACTGAGATAAAATGGGCAAAGGAGATGCTGGGAAGATGGAGAGCATCACTAGAAGGGTGACTCCATTGCCCTGCTACCTCTTCAGGGCATCCTGGGGAAGTGAGGGATGGGAGAGCATCACTTGAGGGAGGATCCAATAGCTCAGCTCCATGTTCAAGGCACTATGAGGATGCTAAGGATGAAAAAACAACTTAGAGGAAACCCTACTGCCTTACTCCCCATCCAGAGCATCCGGGAGATGCCGGGAGCCGGGTGAGCATCACTAGAGGGGCATCCCATTGCCTCACTCCCTACCCAGAGCATGCCCGCGGATGACTGGGAGAACATCACCGGCGAGAGCCCCTTAGCCCCGCTGCTCACGCAGGCCCCGAGAGCTCCGGTGTGAGTGAGGCAGCCCCGTCCGAGCGGCGCGGCTGCGGCAGGGCCGCGGctcccggcggggcggggggcggcgctGGCCGTGCCCGCCGTTACCATTTGATGATGTCGTGGACGAGCGGCAGGAAGGAGAATTCCTCCTGcgcgggcggcagcggcggcggcttCTGCTCGGCGGGCGgctccggcggcggcggctcctcaGCGGCGCGGCCCGCGGGCCCGGACGCCATGGCGGGCCCGGCAGTGAcggagcggggcgggcccggcctGGCTCCGCCTCACGGCCCTCacggagccgccgccgcggcccTCACGGCGCTGGAGCCGCGCAGCGATCCGGTTTGGGGTGTCGGGCTGTGCTCTGCACCCGCGCTGTGATCCTGCTGAGACCTCAGTGATCCCCCTCAAACTAACAGTGATCCCGCCGAAATCCCCAGTGATCCCCCATAAATGCCTCCACAGTGATCCCGCCTGTGCACCAGTGATCCCCCTGCACCCCGCCAGTGATTCCCCAGAGACCCTCAGTGATTCCCCTGAGATCCCTCAGTGATCCCTCCTGAAACCTCCAGTGATTCCACTGAGACCCTCAGTGATACCCCTGAAACCCTCAGTGATACCCTCTAAGTGCCTTCACAGTGAACCCACCTGTGCCCCAATGATCCCCCTGAAACCTCCTGAATGATCCCTGATCTGAATGATCCCTCCTGAAACCTCCAGTGATCCCCCTGAAACTCCCAGTGATACCCTTTAAGTGCCTTCACAGTGAATCCACTTGTGCCCTAGTGATCCCCCTGAGATCCCTCTGTGATCCCTCCTGAAACCTCCAGTGATCCCCCAGAGACCCCTCAGTGAtcatccctgtgcccccctaTCGCTTCCCCCTACACCCCTCAGTGATTCCCCTGCACCCCTCAGCGATCCCCCTGCGATCCCCAGGGATCCCCCCATTACACTCCCAAAATTATCCCACCTCCCACCCGAGCCTCACACAGGAGGTGGGGGATTGGAGGAAGGAGAGGTTGTGAAATCCTGCGCCCCAAGGGCAGGGTGAGGAGAAGGGGTACCAGGAAACATCCAGGTGTCCCAGGAGCTGTCCAGGGACCACTTGAACCACCCAGAGGTCCCAGGAACCATCCAGGGAACCCAGGAACCACCCAGCAGTCCCAGCAGCTATCCATGGGCTGGTCATGGCTCTCCTCAGCACACTTGGATTGCTGTCCCAAGTCTCTATACATCCCTCTCTTTCAAGCCAAATCTGAGGGGGAAATTGCATTATTCTGTGTAAATAACCACAGCAGGGTTTTGCTGTCTCATATATCCCAACTtttcaacatattttttttgttatttggaGTCCTCAGTTTGACTCTAATGCAAATGGGGATGATATGGGCTGGATGATGGGGATGTGATCCTTGAAATGCCTTAAGGACAGATGTTTATGTGGGACCAGAATTTCTGCTCAAGGGAGGAAGCATGGCCAGCATCAGTTGGAGGGAAAGCAAGCTGGAGAGTTGGATGAGAGCCTGGGCTGGAGACTGGA is a window of Melospiza georgiana isolate bMelGeo1 chromosome 16, bMelGeo1.pri, whole genome shotgun sequence DNA encoding:
- the RASD1 gene encoding dexamethasone-induced Ras-related protein 1, encoding MKLAAMIKKMCPSEAELSIPAKNCYRMVILGSSKVGKTAIVSRFLTGRFEEQYTPTIEDFHRKFYSIRGEVYQLDILDTSGNHPFPAMRRLSILTGDVFILVFSLDNRDSFEEVQRLKQQILETKSCLKNKTKENIEVPLVICGNKGDRDFYREVQPREIEQLVGGDPKKCAYFEISAKRNSSLDQMFQALFAMAKLPSEMSPDLHRKVSVQYCDILHKKALKGKKLLKEGGSEEAYGIVAPFARRPSVHSDLMYIREKAIGGGHGKEKDRCVIS
- the MED9 gene encoding mediator of RNA polymerase II transcription subunit 9 encodes the protein MASGPAGRAAEEPPPPEPPAEQKPPPLPPAQEEFSFLPLVHDIIKCMDKDSQDVHQVLNELKNKFQEMRKLISSMPGIGVSPEQQQQQLQNLREQVRTKNELLQKYKSLCMFEIPKE